The Chryseobacterium geocarposphaerae genome window below encodes:
- a CDS encoding SusC/RagA family TonB-linked outer membrane protein, whose protein sequence is MKKLTAGVLVLVLSSSLAVANAQQTKKDSIKTQEIEGVVVTALGIKREKKSLGYSSQTLDAEKVNSVPTTNFINNLSGKVAGMEIKNNGNFGGSSNIVLRGAKSITGDNQALIVLDGVPIISGNLNSGDASRGRDGFDFGNATADIDPNNIESINVLKGAAATALYGSMAANGAVIITTKKGKRSKSLGLSINSTVSVGSMDKSTFPEYQKLYGAGYNGADSFISADVNGDGIPDTVAPTGDDASYGPAYNPNLLVYQWNAFVPGNPNFGKATPWVAAKNDPSKFFQKSLSFVNSFNLNGGDELNTYNLTFTNNNETGILPNSKLNKNMLSGNFSRKFADNFTVRTFLTFNDQTTVGRNSVGYNDNILTGFRQWWPLNVDILELRDEYFRTNKNYTWNMNAPLDGDLSAAFWNNPYWDRYQNYSSDDKTRLITGAELSYDVTKKFNILGRATVDYTSSKQELRKAVGSHAEEFGLAQADETSGYWVYDDMIIRQTYDLIGRYTWNVSDKFNALFVAGGQFMDQHQRSTENSTTGGLIIPGLYTVGNSRAYYPSIENNIRGQKSGVYAQASFDYDKYLFLEGTIRNDTSTALPKSNRNYTYFSLGSSFVFSELFKSSWLNFGKVRLSYAEVGNDMAFGRPGFFSSRGTVSGLPMADISNTYVDFDALKPERQKSWEVGLETSMFKRRVTLDVSLYKTNTKDLLFSVPQSPSTSYSFSLINAGETQNKGVEVALGIVPIKSSDFQWDINVNWSKNKNTVVALNQGRNNLQLASFQETTLNATVGEAYGTFRGTGFVYDANGNKVVDDDGHYLVATDRVLGNIQADWIGGVYNTFRYKNFSLGFLIDVKKGGSVYSLDQSYGGLTGIYAYSAGLNDLGNPVRNPLTNGPNSGGIILPGVKQDGRPNDVRIDASYAGGAYGTDAGIPQEAFIYDASYVKLREAKISYTLPSDLLKNTFIKGMTLSLLGQNLWIIHKNLPDADPEAGTSSGNIQGFQSGVMPSTRIYSFNVKLDF, encoded by the coding sequence ATGAAGAAACTAACAGCAGGTGTGCTTGTATTAGTATTGTCTTCGTCTCTTGCTGTTGCCAATGCTCAGCAGACAAAGAAGGATTCTATTAAAACACAAGAGATAGAGGGAGTTGTAGTAACTGCCCTTGGTATTAAAAGAGAGAAAAAATCTCTAGGCTATTCATCCCAAACCTTAGACGCAGAAAAAGTAAATTCAGTACCTACTACTAACTTTATTAATAACTTATCAGGTAAAGTAGCAGGTATGGAAATTAAAAACAATGGAAACTTTGGTGGGTCAAGTAATATTGTTTTAAGAGGGGCGAAAAGTATCACTGGTGACAACCAGGCATTGATCGTATTAGATGGAGTACCAATTATCAGTGGTAATCTAAACTCTGGTGATGCTTCAAGAGGACGTGACGGATTTGATTTTGGAAATGCTACAGCAGATATCGATCCTAATAATATTGAATCAATAAATGTACTTAAAGGAGCGGCTGCTACAGCTTTATATGGAAGTATGGCTGCAAACGGAGCGGTTATTATCACTACTAAAAAAGGAAAGCGAAGCAAATCTTTAGGGCTTTCAATTAACTCTACTGTCTCAGTAGGATCAATGGATAAATCAACATTTCCGGAATATCAAAAACTTTATGGAGCAGGATATAATGGTGCAGACAGTTTTATAAGCGCAGACGTTAATGGAGACGGTATTCCAGATACAGTTGCCCCGACAGGAGATGATGCTTCTTATGGACCAGCATATAATCCAAACTTATTAGTTTATCAATGGAATGCTTTTGTTCCTGGAAACCCAAATTTTGGCAAGGCAACACCATGGGTGGCTGCTAAAAACGATCCAAGCAAATTTTTTCAAAAATCACTTTCTTTCGTAAATAGTTTTAACCTAAATGGTGGAGATGAGTTAAATACCTATAACTTAACATTTACTAATAATAATGAAACTGGAATTCTTCCAAATAGTAAATTGAACAAGAATATGTTAAGTGGTAACTTTAGCCGAAAGTTTGCGGATAATTTTACAGTAAGAACTTTCTTAACTTTTAATGACCAAACAACAGTAGGTAGAAACTCTGTAGGATATAACGACAATATACTTACAGGATTTAGACAATGGTGGCCTTTAAATGTTGATATCTTGGAATTAAGAGATGAATATTTCAGAACAAATAAGAATTATACCTGGAATATGAATGCTCCTTTAGATGGTGATTTATCAGCTGCTTTTTGGAATAACCCTTATTGGGATAGATATCAAAACTATTCATCTGATGACAAAACGAGATTAATTACGGGTGCAGAGTTATCATATGACGTTACCAAAAAATTTAATATATTAGGTAGAGCGACCGTAGATTATACATCAAGTAAACAAGAGCTAAGAAAAGCTGTAGGGAGTCATGCAGAAGAGTTCGGACTTGCTCAGGCTGATGAAACATCTGGATATTGGGTATATGATGACATGATCATAAGACAGACTTATGATTTAATAGGTAGGTATACTTGGAATGTATCAGATAAATTTAATGCCTTATTTGTTGCAGGAGGACAGTTTATGGATCAGCATCAAAGAAGTACTGAAAACTCTACAACTGGAGGGTTAATTATTCCGGGATTATATACAGTGGGGAATTCGAGAGCTTATTATCCTTCAATAGAAAATAATATAAGAGGACAGAAATCGGGAGTTTATGCCCAGGCATCGTTCGATTATGATAAATATTTATTTTTGGAAGGAACTATCCGTAACGATACTTCTACTGCATTACCTAAATCTAATAGAAACTATACTTATTTTTCATTAGGTTCCAGTTTTGTATTTTCAGAATTATTTAAAAGCAGTTGGCTAAATTTTGGAAAAGTAAGATTAAGTTATGCAGAGGTAGGAAACGATATGGCATTCGGAAGACCTGGATTCTTTTCATCAAGAGGTACTGTGAGTGGACTTCCAATGGCTGATATAAGTAACACTTATGTTGATTTTGATGCTTTAAAGCCTGAAAGACAGAAAAGCTGGGAGGTAGGTTTAGAAACGTCCATGTTTAAAAGAAGAGTGACTTTAGATGTGTCACTTTATAAAACAAATACTAAAGATCTATTGTTTAGTGTGCCACAATCCCCATCTACTTCTTATAGTTTTTCATTAATTAATGCCGGAGAAACTCAAAACAAAGGTGTTGAAGTTGCATTAGGTATAGTTCCGATTAAAAGCTCTGATTTTCAATGGGATATTAATGTGAACTGGTCTAAAAACAAAAATACAGTCGTAGCTTTAAATCAAGGTAGAAACAATCTACAATTAGCTAGTTTTCAAGAAACGACTTTAAATGCGACAGTGGGGGAAGCTTATGGAACATTTAGAGGTACTGGCTTCGTTTATGATGCTAATGGAAACAAAGTTGTAGATGATGATGGACATTATTTAGTTGCGACGGATAGAGTATTAGGAAATATACAAGCTGACTGGATAGGTGGTGTTTATAATACTTTTAGATACAAAAACTTCTCTCTTGGATTCTTAATTGATGTGAAAAAAGGAGGAAGTGTTTATTCACTTGACCAATCATATGGAGGATTAACAGGAATCTATGCTTATAGCGCTGGGCTAAATGATTTAGGTAATCCGGTGAGAAATCCTTTAACCAATGGCCCAAATTCGGGAGGTATTATTTTGCCTGGTGTGAAACAAGATGGAAGGCCTAATGATGTAAGAATTGATGCCTCTTACGCAGGAGGAGCTTATGGAACCGATGCAGGAATACCTCAGGAAGCATTTATTTATGACGCTTCTTACGTAAAATTGAGAGAAGCAAAAATATCATACACTTTACCATCTGATTTGTTGAAGAATACGTTTATTAAAGGTATGACTTTAAGTTTATTGGGACAAAATCTATGGATTATTCATAAAAATTTACCAGATGCGGATCCGGAAGCAGGAACTTCTTCAGGTAATATTCAAGGTTTCCAATCTGGGGTGATGCCTTCTACTCGAATTTATTCATTTAACGTAAAATTAGACTTCTAA
- a CDS encoding YihY/virulence factor BrkB family protein — MMKNIKFLWQVLKETFAAWNSSSASTDSASLAYYAIFSIPGLLIIIIWIAGHFLGEEAIRGEISNQISGLMGTDAAKSIENMIAGALIDKQNIFMKIVGVGSLVFGSTTLFFQLQHSLNTLWDVEAAPKKAILKFLLDRANSLGMILILGFLLMITMILSSLISIFNKFITQYFGLETYMLVELINFTVGFGVVMLLFALLFKVLPDVEISWKSVWAGALLTTILFTLGKFLLSLYFGTAKPTSAFGTAGTVILIMMWINYSCMLVFFGAEFTKVYTYRKGYRIVPSKHAKWSNAKLYEDSQKSQT, encoded by the coding sequence ATGATGAAAAATATAAAATTTTTATGGCAAGTCTTAAAGGAAACATTCGCTGCATGGAACAGTTCTTCTGCTTCAACAGATTCTGCAAGCCTGGCTTATTACGCTATTTTTTCAATTCCGGGGTTATTGATCATTATCATCTGGATTGCAGGTCATTTTTTGGGAGAAGAAGCTATACGTGGGGAGATAAGTAATCAAATAAGCGGTTTGATGGGCACCGATGCAGCCAAAAGCATAGAAAATATGATTGCAGGAGCTTTGATTGACAAGCAAAATATTTTCATGAAAATTGTAGGAGTCGGCTCTTTGGTTTTTGGTTCTACTACCCTATTTTTTCAGCTCCAACATTCATTAAATACACTTTGGGACGTAGAAGCTGCTCCTAAAAAAGCGATCTTAAAATTCTTGCTGGACAGAGCCAATTCATTAGGAATGATTTTGATCCTAGGCTTTTTACTTATGATAACTATGATCTTGTCTTCGCTAATCAGTATTTTCAACAAGTTTATCACCCAATATTTTGGTTTAGAGACGTATATGTTGGTAGAACTTATCAATTTTACTGTTGGTTTTGGGGTGGTTATGCTTTTGTTTGCCTTACTATTCAAAGTATTACCGGATGTAGAAATCAGCTGGAAATCTGTTTGGGCAGGAGCATTGCTTACGACCATCCTCTTTACATTGGGGAAGTTTTTATTAAGCCTCTATTTCGGAACGGCTAAACCTACCTCGGCATTCGGAACCGCCGGAACTGTTATTTTAATTATGATGTGGATCAATTATTCCTGTATGCTTGTATTTTTCGGAGCCGAGTTCACAAAAGTGTACACTTATAGAAAAGGCTACAGAATTGTTCCTTCAAAACACGCTAAATGGAGCAATGCTAAACTCTATGAAGACAGCCAGAAATCACAAACATAA
- a CDS encoding ribonuclease HII, protein MELLKKWTNNYIEAGCDEVGRGCLCGPVVAAAVILDETFEQNLINDSKKLNFKTRMELDHYIKNNVKSYAIAELSPSFIDQHNILNASIHAMHRALDKLSIQPELILVDGNKFHPYNYIPHECIIKGDSKVLSIAAASILAKNYRDRLMIELHKEFPEYGWDTNFGYATKKHQEALIKHGPTRHHRQSFRLKYD, encoded by the coding sequence ATGGAATTACTAAAGAAATGGACAAATAATTATATTGAAGCAGGATGTGATGAGGTAGGAAGAGGTTGTCTGTGCGGCCCCGTAGTGGCAGCAGCTGTAATTCTGGATGAAACCTTCGAACAAAATCTAATCAATGACTCCAAAAAATTGAATTTTAAAACAAGAATGGAGCTTGATCATTATATTAAAAACAATGTTAAAAGCTATGCAATTGCGGAGCTTTCTCCTTCATTCATAGATCAACATAACATCCTCAATGCCAGTATACACGCTATGCACCGAGCTCTTGATAAGCTAAGCATACAACCCGAGCTCATCTTAGTAGATGGAAATAAATTCCATCCTTATAACTATATTCCTCATGAATGTATCATAAAGGGAGACTCGAAAGTACTTTCTATTGCTGCCGCATCTATTTTGGCTAAGAATTACAGGGATAGATTAATGATAGAATTACACAAAGAGTTCCCAGAATACGGATGGGATACTAACTTTGGTTATGCGACGAAAAAGCACCAGGAAGCTTTAATAAAACATGGTCCAACCAGACATCACCGTCAGTCATTCAGGTTAAAATATGATTGA
- a CDS encoding SusD/RagB family nutrient-binding outer membrane lipoprotein: MKKIFSILTIGSLALLTGCVNGDDDFNNNQTQPYQVPAELAFTNAQKELIDQMETPSVNLNVFRFFQHYLATTIYRNDARFNFTGTRKVPDNMWLALYTDVLGNLSEAKKIIPTEAKPAALTQLAWDKQQANKLAIINILEIYTYQVLVDSFGNVPYSEAAKVETTVLPKYDDAKTIYADLINRLNALIPTLDTAYPSFETGDNIYGGDVAEWITFANSLKLKIGINLADVNPTLAKQTVESAYNAGVLLTNSTNALFKYDGTSPNFNRLYAEVIASNRNDFVAEEGIVDAMNNLNDPRRPSYFTAVPGPGGGYVGGTVGLSNSYSTNSHIGESLLAPNKTGVLFDAAEVNFYLAEAASRGYSVGGTAASYYNTAITESMAQWGVTGAAVTTYLADPNVVFSPANWKQRIGEQAWIAMYNRGFESWNFYRRLDYPVMTAPNATPAAEGKIPVRLTYPINEQTVNGSNWSQASSAIGGDKLTVKVFWDIN, encoded by the coding sequence ATGAAAAAAATATTTTCAATACTTACTATAGGATCTTTGGCATTACTTACGGGGTGTGTCAATGGTGATGACGACTTTAATAATAACCAAACTCAGCCATATCAGGTTCCTGCGGAGCTAGCCTTTACTAATGCTCAGAAAGAACTGATAGATCAAATGGAAACGCCAAGTGTTAATTTAAATGTATTTAGATTCTTTCAGCATTATTTGGCGACGACAATTTATAGGAATGATGCACGCTTTAACTTCACTGGGACTAGAAAAGTGCCTGATAATATGTGGTTAGCACTGTATACCGATGTTTTAGGTAACCTTAGTGAAGCAAAAAAAATCATTCCTACAGAAGCAAAGCCTGCTGCATTAACACAATTAGCATGGGATAAACAACAGGCAAATAAATTAGCAATTATTAATATACTTGAAATTTACACCTATCAGGTTTTAGTAGATAGTTTTGGGAACGTCCCATATTCAGAGGCGGCTAAGGTTGAGACTACTGTTTTGCCTAAATATGATGATGCAAAAACAATCTATGCTGATTTAATCAATAGACTGAACGCACTTATACCAACTTTAGATACTGCATATCCAAGTTTTGAAACTGGAGATAATATTTATGGTGGAGATGTAGCGGAGTGGATTACTTTCGCAAATAGTCTTAAATTAAAGATAGGAATCAATCTTGCTGATGTGAATCCTACTTTGGCTAAACAAACAGTAGAGTCTGCTTATAATGCTGGGGTTTTATTAACAAATTCTACTAATGCATTATTTAAATATGATGGAACTTCACCCAACTTTAATCGTCTATACGCGGAAGTAATTGCTAGTAACAGAAATGATTTTGTTGCGGAAGAAGGTATTGTCGATGCAATGAATAATCTAAATGATCCTAGAAGGCCTTCCTATTTTACTGCTGTACCAGGACCAGGAGGTGGATATGTGGGAGGTACTGTAGGACTTTCAAATTCTTATTCTACCAATTCTCATATTGGAGAAAGTTTGTTGGCCCCCAATAAAACAGGCGTTTTATTTGATGCAGCAGAAGTTAATTTTTATTTAGCAGAAGCGGCTTCAAGAGGATATAGTGTTGGTGGTACTGCTGCAAGCTATTATAACACAGCAATTACTGAGTCAATGGCTCAATGGGGAGTTACAGGTGCTGCGGTTACTACTTATCTGGCAGATCCTAATGTTGTTTTTTCACCAGCAAATTGGAAGCAAAGAATCGGTGAACAAGCTTGGATTGCAATGTATAATAGAGGATTTGAGTCTTGGAATTTTTACAGAAGACTTGATTATCCTGTAATGACTGCTCCAAATGCAACACCAGCAGCAGAAGGAAAGATACCAGTAAGATTAACTTATCCAATTAATGAACAAACGGTAAATGGAAGCAACTGGAGTCAAGCTTCATCAGCAATTGGAGGAGATAAACTGACAGTAAAAGTATTTTGGGATATCAATTAA
- a CDS encoding DUF4822 domain-containing protein: MIISIAKKLMYVASIFAFVATFVSCSSDNNESEIETPSQVLSSTPWETTGAKDKDGNSVALTDPNVSGFVGFSYFKGDGNFAIYGLNDVLRSRGTWSVSADGKTRTITALKPDGTTLFTRVVDILVLNKNEFTYRIHANPNDSSVFYDIKHSKVSHAEPNLGQLILASTPWEMTAVKDKNGNPVALTDPKVSGFVGYSYFRANGTYAIYGLNNVLRSQGTWSISPDGKTRTITAIDANGNVIFTRIVDILTLNNAEFTYRIVPDATNNPAEFYDITHKPVNHLEP, encoded by the coding sequence ATGATAATAAGTATAGCAAAGAAACTTATGTATGTGGCTTCAATTTTTGCTTTTGTAGCTACTTTTGTATCATGTAGTTCAGATAATAATGAAAGTGAGATAGAAACGCCATCCCAAGTCTTATCATCAACACCTTGGGAAACAACGGGAGCGAAAGATAAAGACGGAAATTCTGTGGCTTTGACTGATCCCAATGTAAGTGGCTTTGTTGGTTTTTCTTACTTTAAAGGAGATGGAAATTTTGCCATTTATGGATTGAATGATGTGTTGAGGTCAAGAGGAACCTGGTCTGTATCTGCAGATGGAAAAACAAGAACCATTACCGCTTTAAAACCGGATGGAACAACTCTTTTTACGCGTGTGGTTGATATTCTTGTTTTAAATAAAAATGAGTTTACCTACAGAATTCACGCCAACCCAAATGATTCTTCGGTGTTTTATGATATTAAGCACTCTAAAGTATCTCATGCAGAGCCTAATCTGGGACAGCTTATTTTAGCATCCACACCTTGGGAAATGACTGCAGTAAAAGATAAAAATGGAAATCCGGTTGCTTTAACGGATCCAAAGGTAAGTGGATTTGTAGGATATTCTTATTTCAGAGCGAATGGGACGTATGCTATTTATGGTTTAAATAACGTATTGAGGTCACAAGGAACCTGGTCTATATCTCCGGATGGAAAAACAAGAACCATTACCGCAATAGATGCTAACGGAAATGTGATATTCACCAGGATTGTAGATATTCTTACTTTGAATAATGCAGAATTTACTTACAGAATAGTACCTGATGCAACCAATAATCCGGCAGAATTCTATGATATTACCCATAAACCGGTTAATCATCTGGAACCCTAA
- the yidC gene encoding membrane protein insertase YidC, whose translation MQQNNGLDKSQIISFAVLCLVLFGFMFYFQNKQSKEEAVKAQQQKTEQVKSVVKQTQASNINPNVTPNSIQTANLSNNELKIEFNSLGGQVSKVELAEYKAYDHKTDKADLPLYLITKNNSNYGFQFKDKTGKVINTKDLVFAPTVNGNEVTMTANCNGAVIQFIYTLLPKYTLDFKVRTQGLSKITADNKADFLWDYNVRNLEKGRAQEQSHSEFSYAFNNYKDYDYDGRTTMTEDKETLNWIGVKQQFFASVIEAKNGFTQSKGNQETIEEGEYLKKLNYEGFVQMTGSELNQDFTWYFLPLDLPLLKEYNKNFDEILPLGWSFIGWMNRGFFIPIYNFIASWGLTAGWAIFLLTILVKLILSPIMYKQHKLSAMMRVIRPEIDEVNAKFKDADPMKKQQATMEVYRKAGVNQMAGCLPALVQIPIFYALFRFFPNFIDLRGQGFWFAKDLTAYDDLIKLPFKIPFLGDHLSIFALACTIVILIYTVMTSGNMQQPQQEGMPNMKVLMYIFPITFLFFLNTSASGLSWYYFVSNAINILIILVIKYVILDEKKIHAQIQANKEKPKAEGKFQKRMREMMEKAQEQQKAQEQQRKKK comes from the coding sequence ATGCAACAGAACAACGGACTCGATAAAAGTCAGATTATTAGTTTTGCGGTTTTATGTTTGGTTCTCTTCGGTTTTATGTTTTATTTCCAAAACAAGCAATCGAAAGAGGAAGCAGTAAAAGCTCAGCAGCAAAAAACTGAACAGGTAAAAAGTGTAGTAAAACAGACTCAGGCAAGCAATATCAATCCAAATGTAACTCCGAACTCAATTCAAACAGCGAATCTTTCCAACAATGAGTTAAAAATTGAATTCAACAGCTTAGGAGGGCAGGTTTCTAAAGTAGAGCTTGCAGAATACAAAGCATACGATCATAAAACAGATAAAGCCGATCTTCCGCTTTACCTGATCACAAAAAATAATTCGAACTACGGTTTCCAGTTCAAGGATAAAACAGGAAAAGTGATCAATACGAAAGATCTTGTTTTTGCTCCAACCGTAAATGGAAATGAAGTGACAATGACGGCGAATTGTAATGGAGCGGTTATTCAGTTTATTTATACTTTACTTCCGAAATATACCTTAGATTTTAAAGTAAGAACTCAGGGGCTTTCAAAAATCACAGCTGATAACAAAGCAGATTTCCTTTGGGATTATAATGTAAGAAACTTAGAAAAGGGTAGAGCACAGGAACAGTCTCACTCGGAATTCTCATATGCTTTCAATAATTATAAAGATTATGATTATGACGGAAGAACGACAATGACTGAAGATAAAGAAACCCTTAATTGGATCGGAGTAAAGCAGCAGTTCTTTGCTTCTGTGATTGAAGCTAAAAACGGATTTACACAAAGTAAAGGAAATCAGGAAACTATTGAAGAAGGAGAATATTTGAAAAAACTTAACTATGAAGGTTTTGTTCAAATGACCGGAAGTGAACTGAACCAAGATTTTACTTGGTATTTCTTACCGTTGGATTTACCATTATTGAAAGAATATAACAAAAACTTCGACGAAATTCTTCCGTTAGGATGGTCTTTCATCGGATGGATGAACAGAGGATTCTTTATTCCTATTTATAACTTTATTGCATCTTGGGGATTAACTGCAGGCTGGGCAATTTTCTTATTGACAATCTTGGTTAAATTAATCTTATCGCCAATTATGTACAAACAGCATAAGCTGAGTGCGATGATGAGGGTGATCCGTCCGGAAATTGATGAAGTAAATGCTAAATTTAAGGATGCAGATCCGATGAAAAAGCAACAGGCAACAATGGAGGTATACAGAAAAGCAGGGGTAAATCAAATGGCAGGATGTTTACCTGCGTTAGTTCAGATTCCTATTTTCTATGCGTTGTTCCGTTTCTTCCCTAACTTTATTGACCTGAGAGGACAAGGTTTCTGGTTTGCAAAAGACTTGACAGCCTATGATGACTTGATCAAATTGCCATTTAAAATTCCTTTCTTAGGAGATCACTTAAGTATTTTTGCTTTGGCATGTACCATTGTAATTTTAATTTATACGGTGATGACTTCTGGAAATATGCAGCAGCCTCAACAGGAAGGAATGCCAAATATGAAAGTATTAATGTACATTTTCCCAATTACATTCTTATTCTTCCTGAATACTTCTGCATCTGGTCTTTCTTGGTATTATTTCGTATCCAACGCGATTAATATCTTGATTATCCTTGTCATTAAGTATGTGATTTTGGATGAAAAGAAAATCCACGCACAAATCCAGGCCAACAAAGAAAAGCCAAAAGCTGAAGGTAAGTTCCAAAAACGTATGAGAGAAATGATGGAAAAGGCTCAGGAACAGCAAAAAGCACAGGAGCAGCAAAGAAAGAAGAAATAA
- the argS gene encoding arginine--tRNA ligase has translation MNIKDIIEQNLADVILNVYQLKDIKLEIQENKTEFEGDFTIVTFPLVKQLKKNPESIGVELGEALTEQTELLESFNVVKGFLNVKVKNQFFVDNFRSIANQFDAIEKKNSTVMVEYSSPNTNKPLHLGHIRNNLLGFSVAQILKEAGYDVIKTQIINDRGIHICKSMLAWEKFGQNETPDATHTKGDKFVGNYYVKFDQEYKLEIAELVAQGMTEDQAKKEAPLMKEAQKMLLDWENGDEKVRNLWNEMNSWVYKGFNETYKRLGVNFDQVQYESNTYILGKDLIQEGLDKGVLYQKEDGSVWCDLTDEGLDQKLLLRSDGTSVYMTQDLGTAVERFKQNNIQKLIYTVGNEQDYHFQVLFKILGKLGYSWADHLYHLSYGMVELPNGKMKSREGTVVDADDLMQEMYTIAKSKAEELGKLGNLTEEEKNANYENVGIGALKYFMLKVDPKKKMLFNPEESIDFNGNTGPFIQYTFARIQSLLTKANFEQKEIAEVELNQSEKELIMQLANYKTVVEKAAEVLSPALVANYVYDLVKAYNSFYQSNPIMNQEDENVKQFRLSVSDLTAKTIKKSLQLLGIETVNRM, from the coding sequence ATGAATATTAAAGATATAATAGAACAAAACCTTGCAGATGTTATCCTTAATGTCTATCAGCTGAAAGACATTAAATTAGAAATTCAGGAGAATAAAACGGAATTTGAAGGAGATTTTACCATCGTGACTTTTCCTTTGGTAAAACAGCTGAAAAAAAATCCTGAGAGTATTGGTGTTGAATTAGGAGAGGCTTTAACAGAGCAAACTGAGTTATTGGAGAGCTTCAACGTTGTCAAAGGGTTTCTTAATGTTAAAGTTAAAAATCAGTTTTTTGTAGATAATTTTAGATCGATAGCTAATCAATTTGATGCTATTGAAAAGAAAAATTCTACGGTAATGGTAGAATACTCTTCTCCGAATACGAATAAGCCCCTCCACTTGGGACATATCAGAAATAATCTGTTAGGATTTTCTGTTGCTCAGATTTTGAAAGAAGCTGGTTATGATGTGATCAAGACTCAAATTATTAATGATAGAGGTATTCACATTTGTAAGTCGATGTTGGCTTGGGAAAAATTCGGACAAAATGAAACTCCTGATGCGACTCATACTAAAGGGGATAAGTTCGTTGGGAACTATTATGTGAAATTCGATCAGGAATATAAGCTGGAAATTGCTGAGCTTGTCGCTCAGGGAATGACTGAAGACCAGGCAAAAAAAGAAGCTCCTTTAATGAAAGAAGCTCAAAAGATGTTGCTGGATTGGGAAAATGGAGATGAAAAAGTAAGAAATCTTTGGAATGAAATGAATTCCTGGGTGTATAAAGGTTTCAATGAGACTTATAAGAGATTAGGAGTGAACTTCGATCAGGTGCAATATGAAAGTAACACTTATATTCTTGGGAAGGATCTTATTCAGGAAGGGTTGGATAAAGGAGTTTTATATCAGAAAGAAGATGGTTCTGTTTGGTGTGATCTTACCGATGAAGGACTGGACCAGAAACTTTTATTGCGTTCAGACGGAACTTCTGTTTACATGACCCAGGATTTGGGAACTGCAGTAGAACGTTTTAAGCAAAATAATATTCAAAAACTGATTTACACGGTAGGAAACGAGCAGGATTATCATTTCCAGGTTTTATTTAAGATTCTGGGTAAATTAGGATATTCCTGGGCAGATCATCTGTATCATTTATCTTACGGTATGGTGGAGCTTCCTAACGGGAAAATGAAATCCCGTGAAGGAACAGTAGTGGATGCCGATGATCTGATGCAGGAAATGTATACGATCGCAAAATCTAAAGCTGAAGAATTAGGAAAATTAGGAAATCTGACAGAAGAAGAAAAGAATGCAAACTATGAAAATGTAGGAATCGGTGCATTGAAATACTTCATGCTGAAAGTGGATCCGAAGAAAAAAATGCTCTTCAATCCTGAAGAAAGTATCGATTTTAACGGAAATACAGGTCCTTTTATCCAATATACTTTCGCACGTATTCAGTCTCTATTGACTAAAGCGAATTTTGAACAAAAAGAAATTGCTGAGGTTGAATTGAACCAATCTGAAAAAGAATTGATCATGCAGCTGGCAAATTATAAAACAGTTGTTGAAAAGGCGGCAGAAGTTTTAAGTCCTGCTTTGGTAGCGAACTATGTGTATGATTTGGTAAAAGCATATAATTCCTTCTATCAGAGCAATCCGATTATGAATCAGGAGGATGAAAATGTAAAGCAGTTCCGTCTGAGTGTTTCGGATCTTACGGCAAAAACGATAAAAAAATCGTTACAGCTCTTAGGAATAGAAACGGTAAACAGAATGTAA